Proteins encoded together in one Triticum dicoccoides isolate Atlit2015 ecotype Zavitan chromosome 7B, WEW_v2.0, whole genome shotgun sequence window:
- the LOC119342232 gene encoding cytochrome b5-like has protein sequence MAEETETEKPLFSPTDVSLHASTKDCWVVIHGKVYDVTKFLEDHPGGEDVLLHASASGDATEAFEDVGHSTSAISMMSSYLIGSIEDYVPPSATKDATAIGSDVLPDSRTMQRNKGSPAPNTFLDFVLPLCMLGMAFAAWYYLTFVAES, from the exons ATGGCGGAGGAGACCGAGACCGAGAAGCCGCTCTTCTCTCCGACAGATGTCTCGCTCCACGCATCCACGAAGGACTGCTGGGTCGTCATCCATGGCAAG GTGTACGATGTGACCAAGTTCTTGGAGGACCACCCCGGCGGAGAGGATGTCCTGCTCCATGCATCTG CCTCTGGGGATGCCACGGAGGCTTTTGAAGATGTGGGACACAGCACATCAGCCATCAGCATGATGAGCAGCTACCTGATCGGAAGCATCGAGGACTATGTGCCTCCCAGTGCAACGAAGGACGCCACAGCTATTGGCAGTGATGTGCTGCCAGATTCCAGAACAATGCAGAGGAACAAAGGCTCTCCCGCTCCAAACACATTTCTGGACTTCGTGCTCCCTTTATGTATGCTTGGCATGGCCTTTGCAGCTTGGTACTACCTAACATTCGTGGCCGAGAGCTAG
- the LOC119339153 gene encoding histone H2A-like — translation MDASATGAGAKAKKGAAGRKAGGPRKKSVTRSVKAGLQFPVGRIGRYLKKGRYAKRVGTGAPVYLAAVLEYLAAELLELAGNAAKDNKKSRIVPRHLLLAVRNDQELGRLLAGVTIAHGGVLPNINPVLLPKRTAEKEPKEGKSPKKTAKSPKKADKKA, via the coding sequence ATGGACGCCTCAGCCACCGGAGCCGGAGCGAAGGCGAAGAAGGGCGCGGCCGGGCGCAAGGCCGGCGGCCCCAGGAAGAAGTCGGTGACGAGGTCCGTCAAGGCCGGGCTCCAGTTCCCTGTCGGCCGCATCGGGCGCTACCTCAAGAAGGGCCGGTACGCCAAGCGCGTCGGCACGGGCGCCCCCGTCTACCTCGCCGCCGTCCTCGAGTACCTCGCCGCGGAGCTGCTGGAGCTCGCCGGGAACGCCGCCAAGGACAACAAGAAGTCCCGCATCGTGCCCAGGCACCTGCTGCTCGCCGTGAGGAACGACCAGGAGCTCGGGAGGCTGCTGGCCGGCGTGACCATCGCGCACGGCGGCGTGCTGCCCAACATCAACCCGGTGCTGCTGCCCAAGAGGACGGCGGAGAAGGAGCCCAAGGAGGGCAAGTCGCCCAAGAAGACCGCCAAGTCCCCCaagaaggccgacaagaaggcTTAG